Proteins from one Palaemon carinicauda isolate YSFRI2023 chromosome 26, ASM3689809v2, whole genome shotgun sequence genomic window:
- the LOC137620223 gene encoding nucleolar complex protein 4 homolog, which produces MAPLREMSVKDFKEDKVKNANVIVDFLQNLEDNDDKEVKSGIIGLRAIFLHLLKNGDIKTPAEIPDDLMTASQKFDKWLFARYNETFQKLISLLRHEGAAQATALSTIIKLMKAENRRSVRKKTEGRPSFPSYRLQALLDELISKNYDHQKCITNLKEQMECQDFLFHSLKSLSVIVKKHNKESVTEKYMNNLLLMLEQMNIPDASDNLIVCTKSFRKEKDQAGNESSNSKGPSTLKLSYPKAKRAINIIWNEIISYPLNGSLYRRCLILIPEKIMHHLEKPIRLTGFFMDAYDLGGALSLLALQGVFILVNKYNLDYPNFYQKLYGLLEPTIFHAKYRPRFFMLMDRFLSSTHVPEYVIAAFIKKLARLSLSAPASCLVLTLKFIANLLIRYPGLKILVHNPDAIELENDPFDPNEPDMSKCRACESSLWEIATIQQHVIPSISKATGFIEKTLPIIEYDISELVETTYEEVHEKSCKLIVHETVATTFQKPSGLFTHHDDRMSDDWSVV; this is translated from the exons ATGGCCCCTCTCCGCGAAATGTCTGTTAAAGACTTCAAAGAAGATAAAGTAAAAAATGCTAACGTGATAGtagattttcttcaaaatctagag gataatgatgataaggaagtTAAATCTGGAATTATCGGACTTAGAGCCATCTTCTTGCATTTACTGAAGAATGGAGACATTAAAACCCCTGCAGAGATACCAG ATGACCTGATGACAGCAAGTCAAAAATTTGATAAGTGGCTATTTGCGAGATACAACGAAACTTTCCAGAAATTAATTAGCCTTCTGAGACATGAAG GTGCTGCTCAAGCGACTGCCTTATCAACAATTATAAAGTTAATGAAAGCTGAAAATAGACGTTCAGTTCGTAAGAAAACCGAAGGTCGACCTAGTTTCCCGTCCTATAGATTACAA gCCTTATTGGATGAACTAATATCAAAAAATTATGATCATCAGAAATGCATAACAAACTTGAAAGAACAGATGGAATGCCAAGATTTCCTGTTTCATTCACTCAAG AGCCTAAGCGTCATCGTCAAAAAACATAACAAGGAATCTGTAAcagaaaaatacatgaataatctTTTGCTCATGTTAGAACAGATGAATATCCCAGATGCTAGTGACAACCTAATTGTTTGTACGAAGTCATTTAGAAAAGAAAAGGATCAGGCTG GAAATGAGTCTTCCAATTCAAAAGGACCATCAACATTAAAGTTATCTTACCCCAAAGCCAAGAGGGCTATCAATATTATTTGGAATGAGATAATAAGTTATCCTCTTAATGGCAGTTTGTATCGTCGCTGTCTTATCCTTATCCCTGAGAAAATAATGCATCATCTGGAAAAGCCTATACGTCTCACAGGGTTTTTTATGGATGCTTATGACCTTG GTGGAGCACTCAGTCTTTTAGCTTTGCAAGGGGTCTTCATATTGGTGAACAAGTATAACTT AGACTACCCAAATTTCTATCAGAAATTGTATGGCCTTTTGGAACCCACCATATTTCATGCCAAATATAGACCAAGATTCTTCATGTTAATGGATCGATTCTTGTCTTCAAC ACATGTACCCGAGTATGTAATTGCAGCATTCATTAAGAAGCTGGCCCGCTTATCATTGTCAGCACCAGCTTCATGCCTTGTACTTACTCTCAAGTTCATTGCAAACCTTCTCATCAGATATCCAGGCCTAAAAATACTTGTTCATAACCCCGATGCCATAG aacTAGAAAATGATCCATTTGACCCAAATGAGCCGGATATGTCAAAGTGTCGAGCTTGCGAAAGTAGTTTGTGGGAAATTGCAACAATACAACAACATGTAATCCCTAGTATATCTAAAGCCACAGGGTTTATAGAGAAAACTTTACCAATCATAGAATATGATATCTCCGAGTTAGTTGAAACTACATATGAAGAG